The genome window tttttaaatataggCCTTTAATTTTAGGCGGCCCGGATCCAAGGAAAGCCCAAGCCAGCTTAAGAGAGGTTGGGTGACAAAgtctagccgcgcggctatactattaaaatattctaatatattaataaaatatagccgcgcggctatactatttaaatattcacaTCTATTTATAcaatagccgggcggctatactatttatatattatattttcctGTCTAGGCCCAAACCAGCCAGCAACTGGAGAAAGGTAGGATGAATCAACACCTCCTACAAGTGGGGATCTACTAACCAATGCCACCGGGAAACCTTCTATCAAAAGTTCTGAACTAGCATCCGACTTTTGTCCAATTCCTCATCTGCAGAGGGCATTCCTCCAAACAGGGTTGATCCCGCAGCCCAACTTGCTCTTATGTTATGTACTTGTCGGCTTAAATCGGGCGAAGCCCATTTCCTCCAACAGTAACCACGCATTCGATTCCTTGTATTATCTAACAACTCTGAATTTTTGTTGGAGCAGATGGCACAGTTTCTGTAGAAGATTTGTTCTCATTAACACATAAATCTTCAAAAACATATGGAATGAAGCATTGCACTTATGTTTTCGGGTTACTGTTCAAACCAAAACTGAACGGCAAATTGATAAACTTGGGCGCAAAGAGGAAAAGCGACaagcaagggaaaaaaaagtcatGTTGATGATTTCTTAGCGCCTGGTGAAGGGCCTCAATCTTTATCAGTCAAGGAACTGTGAGGAAGCATCAGCACAAATGAAGCCTGTAAAAAAGCTGGTGCCCATTTGGAGTTCCATCATTCTACCTCATGTTTatcattttagttttttttactGGTTCTCAATATTCTTACTTAAATTTGATGATTGGAGATGACTTAATAGGAAATGCACAAGTGGACCCACAACACTGAAATActagactttttttttttttttttttttttttttttttttctttctttccatgATCAATACGAATTACAAAACAAGGGGAGAAAGCTTGAAcaaggtatagccgcgcggctatactactgTTTAATATtcgaaaatatttaaattgtatagccgcccggtgatactatttaatattgaaatatatgtaaaggtatagccgagcggctatactatttaaatattcgaatatatttaaaaagtataggAATTGCAGAGTTTATCAGGTATAGCCGCGCGACTATACTACTGTTTAATATTGGAATATATTTAAACGGTATAGCctattcgaatattttaaaaggatAGGAATTGCAGAGTTAATCAGGTATATCCGAGTGGCTATATGACTTTAATATTCGAAAATACTCCTATAGtaaagccgcgcggctatatgACTGTTTAATATTGGAATATATTTAAACGGTGTAGCctattcgaatattttaaaagagtaTCACCGATGGGATTTACTGTTTACATATAGGCGTTTAATTTTACTCCGCCCGGATCCAAGGAAAATAGAGCAACAGCCCAAGCCAGCTTAAGAGAAGTTAGGTAATCTCGTAATTTGCAAGAGACTGAGGGGCCTTGAGGTATAATGAGGGTGTCGTCAATAAATGTGTACCTGGTTCTGTGGCTGGCGGTTGCGGAAAATGAAGTGCCACCAGACAAGAGACAAAAGTGAGTGTCCGAGACACTGAGAATTGAATCTTACATTCACTATAAAAAATCGAACTTGGAAAATTAAACATGAACAAGAAAGGGTTGGCCATTTTGATGCGAACCAGAATGAGGCCCAACGACGCCAGAGATCTCGCTCGCTCTCCTCTCGCCGTAAGCATATTCAATTTTCGTAGTCCGCGTTTGAATTACGAAGAAATTTCTTATGGATTTGGATAGTGTTGATGTTTTTGCAACAGAATCTGGTTAACCAAACGCTGCCCAATTCCGATGGAAGCCAATCAAGTGGACGACTGCTGCAAGGTGCTCCACAACAACGAAACGAAAGGCTCAATGCCTCGAGCAACAATGAGAggtaattattattatttacttattttaattactatCAATGCATGAATTTACATGTTCTTCTTTAGGGATTTTGAAGTTGTACTTGAGTCCATGCACTCGGCGATTTCACTGAGCAAAACCGAAATTTTAGACTCTGTACTGAATGATTTCTCGGAGGTTGGTGCTTAATCGTATGTAGACGGTGAAAttccttattttatttgatgtttttgataagaaaattccttattttattcttaattAATGTAGGGATATTTTAGACTCTCTTATGAGAATCGTCGAAAATTACTTGAACTACTTGCCAAGGAGTATGATCTTAACAGGACACAAGTTCGCGATTTGATAAAGCAATATTTGGGACTTGAGCTTCCTGGCGGCAGTAAGTTGtgtgttgatttattttagtTGTTCTTTACATGTTGCACTTGGTCTTTTGTGAGTTTGAGTTGGTTTGTCCCTCCGACATGTTTAGGTGACAATGCTCCCTCAACTGGCATTGAAGAGGAGGCTTGTCTTTCTGCTTTCTATCGTATTGAGCGAAATCTAAGACATGCTCTCAAGCCGGCGTACGAAGTTCTATTTGAGCGGCTGAACACGCATCCCGGCGGGTTGAAGTTCTTGTCCATTCTTCGAGCTGATATTCTATCCATTCTCGCGTAAGGTTACACTTACAACTATTACAACGTTAAGAATGAAATCAGACCCCAGGATGAATTGCTATTTTTGCACATTCTCAGAGAGGAAAATATTGTGTCTTTGCGAGCGTTGGATTCCTACTTAAAGGAAAAACTTAGTACGTGGCTTAGCCCTGCTACATTAGAGCTTCACCAGATCACATGGGATGATCCAGCCTCTTTGCTGGAAAAAATTGTGGCTTATGAGGTACGCAATCTTCATtgtctcgttacaaatttaggtatattatatgtatgtaaCCTTGATGTCGTCCTATTATATTGTTTAGGCTGTGCACCCAATTAGCAATCTTATAGATCTCAAGAGAAGGCTGGGACTCGGTCGCCGTTGTTTTGGATATTTACATCCAGCAATACCTGGTATTCTATTATTGTTGTCTCTTTGGTAATTTTTGATGTCACCTAAGAGCAATATTATGGTTATTCAGTAGATAATATGCTTGATTATGTGGCCGTTCATGTAATGGTTTGGAATACATACTAGAATGATTATTATGTTGTATATGTTTTtactattttcttcttttaggTGAACCGCTTATTTTCATTGAAGTTGCACTCATGAAGAATGTGGCTCAAACAGTACAGGTCAGTTTTATTTCAGCTTATTAGactgttcttcttcttcttttctttctcttttttgttttctggtcaATGGTCTTGTAGTTAATATCATTATGACAGGAAGTTTTGTGGGATGACCCTCCTAGTCCCGAATGTGAGGCTACAAGCGCTTTGTTTTACTCCATATCATCAACTCAGGTGTGCATATTGTtacattaattattatttctggAATTTAAATAACCTTCAActctttgtttcctttttgaaAGGGAATATTGACCTCTTATCTTCCGTTTTTTGCTACCATTGCTTGATCTGAATACTGAAAAAATTCCACAGCCTGGCTTACAAGGGATCAACCTGGGAAGGTTTCTAATCAAACGTGTGATCACACTTGTGAAGAGAGAAATGACAAATATTTCTGTAAGTGCTTCAgtctcttttaaaaatttgaggatgtataaataaatcataCTTTTCTGTCTAAGTCTTGCTCATAGATTTGCTCTCTGACACATGGCCTTTTCTTCCCTTTAAAATCAGACATTTGCGACTCTCAGCCCCATCCCAGGGTACATGCAGTGGCTCCTATCTAAGCTGGCTTCTCAATCAAAACTTTCTGAAGGTGAAGACATACAACATTCACCAGCTGATACATCTGGTTCTACGTTTTGGGAGAACATACTTGAACCAGAAGAGGAAAGAGCACTGATTGATGCCTCTGTGTAAGCTTCATACTGTAATTGGCAAGTTACTTTACCATCTAGAGAGTAGCATACTTAATAACATTTTAAACTTTCAGGGAATTCACTTCTGGGAAAAACAGCATGGAAGTGTTGTTCAATTTATTGACTTCGCCAAACCATGAGTGGACAAGTTCTGATAAATTGCTTTCAGCATTAAAACCCCCTCTAATGCGACTGTGTGCCAGGTATATTAGTATTCTAATAAAACTTGTTATTAAGTgaatttttctcacaaaacTGGTATAAATGGAGACGACGGCTCTGTTGTAGTATGAAACAGCTAAGAGTGAATATTGTGTAATTGGCGATTACATCATACAAATTGCTTTTGTAGTTTTGCACGAGCTTGTGTTCTATGTTATTCCGTCTGAAACACTGTTAACTAATTCTTGTTCCTTTGCCTCTAGGTACCTTCtgcaagagaaaaagagaggaaaggcTCTGGATTCTGTTGCAAATTTTCACTTACAAAATGGAGCTGTACGTCATTTAACTCAAGTTTGCAGAACAGTTGGTTAACTTTTCCTCATATGGGCCTTTATAGTTGTTGTTGTATAATATGATGGATTGGGTAAAACACCTAAGATGCATAGATCAATTATGTTGCTTCTTCTATGTAATTCTCagaacaagaaagaaatttgTTTTCAACAGCTAGAAATGAGCTGTTCGATAAGTTAGGTGAATTAAAAGAAAGTATGTTTCAAAAGTGCGGGAGTTTGATATGCTAAGTCTTGAGTTTTGTTACTGTGGAGCAGATGGTTGAAAGAATAAATTGGATGGCAGATCGGTCAGAGAAAGGCCTTAATCAAAGTGGTGGTATCATGGTGAACTATGTTTACAGGTAACCAGAACCAGCCCGTTCTTTTTGGCTCACCACGTCACTGATGAAGCATATCTCTATTTAATATCACCTATTGAATGGTTTAATTGGTCAATGCTTGCAGATTGGGGAAAATTGAAGACTATGCTCGGTCATATTTCAGTGCAGGGCATATCCATACTTCTAGCGATCTAAGCCGTTATGTTAAGGTAATTAGTTATGTACAGAAGGGACACCTTGATGTATTAGTTACCATCAAACATGCCTCACACATTCATGTGCAAAAAACATACGCCTAGGATCTACGAACTCACATGTATTCTGGATGTCATTTTGGTTGCAGCCATTGGAGGAACCTCAAGTGACAACACTATAGGCGGGTTGCAATTCAATGTATGTATCTCCTTACTGGTAATTTGGTGGTTCTCTGTAATGGAAAACCattgtttataaatttgtGTACAGAGATTGTTATAAAGCAGTTCAAATGTTTGCCGTCTCCGTTCGATTCTTGTCACGGAGATCGTGCCATAATATAGATTGTAATTCAAGATTGTAGGCAGGCAGttatatataatgaaataAGTAAGGGATTACATCTGGTTTGAAAGCATCTCTAACCACATACATTTTGTACCAAACTGGATGTTCATCTTCATGCTGAACTTGCTTGAGTTAACCGTTTCATCTTTAGTATACTGTGTTTCTTTATAGACCCCTGATGAAGGCTCTAAGGGGAAGGATGCTCTCAATGTAAACTTTATAATATGGGGCCCAATTTGTTTAACATATATAATACTAACATTAACTTGACATTGCTTGGAAATTGGATTGGGATTGGTCAGTTCTTACTTCCCTTCACCTTCCACATGACTTATTTCTAAGACATAATCTCTCATGAGTCTCGTGTTGGATTCATCCACCATCTGAAAACACGAGGCCACACAACCAGATGAGAAACATAAAACGAGTAGcttgaaaatttaatttaattttggggtataaattaaaaaagaaaaaaaaaatgcagacCTTGAAAGCTAATCGCTTTAAGTTGTCCCACTCGAAATCATTTTTACAATATGCCGACCGAACCTAGACACAAATCGCATCATATTCATTTTGTCAATGTCAGCAAGTTAAGTTagtaaacaaaatatataataataaaataaatattcaaattgaCCTTCACAAGAGAAGAGACTGACCTCTAAGATGCGCAAAGCTGCCATGTGGATGCCATAGGATAAGATAATAAGTCCAATGTCGCTAATCAGAAATTAGggcacacaaaaaaacaatttaatgaaatgaaatgaacaTACCAAGAGCGTTATGCCTGGAAGATTCACGCATCAAGTTGGCACAGAATTGGTCTCCATCGTTCAACGAGTTTCTACTCAAAAATTCCATCATCTCTTCATATGCCTCGGGGTTGTAACTCTGCTCTGGGAATTTACTCTTGTTAAcagatttatttatatattattattcaacagaaaacacaaacaaacgATGAGACGACTGAGAATTTAAAGCAAGATatatggaagaaaaaaagaacagaacCTCAAGCTGTGCCGTGACAATCCCAACTGCAATGTAAGTGAAGAAACTATGGAGGTTGTTGGCTGCTTTTGCTTCTGGCGATGCTTCTCCAAATCCTGCATATCATAATTAAACAACTTCCAACTTTTCATACCAGAATGAAACACTAACAAGTCACAAATATAGGTGCAGTGCAGAGGGACTTTTACTCTGTAATTACTGAAACTACCCTACCCACCAGGGACATACATCTTTTGGCACTGTAGACGACTGGGCAGAGAGGTTCTTCTTGGTTTGGATGGGCCACAAGGAGGACAAGCTAATTTGCTTCTGTTGGGTTTATGTGGGAAGAAACGAGGGACCTGAGAGAGTGGGAGCATTGTTGCAGAGGCTTCCATGGATAactctgagagagagagagagagagagagagagagagagagagagcagtgaACTGGGATTTCTGAAATGAAACAGAGCTTATGTTTGAATTCAgtccaaatatttttttcccagtaaaagaaaaagaaaatcttcaAGCTCCACAAGTCCAAGTCCACACTGTCCAAAAAATATCTATGATCTTACCTTGAAAGCAAGTGGAGTTTTGAGAAGATATCCATTTGTGGAACCCACCAGATGTTTCTGGAGCTCCAATATGTAATTCAGTAGATCCGAACAACTTCAATTCAACCCATTGGAATTTGGGCCGCCTGCCCCATTTGTTTACAATATAGTTTGAAAATGAATGTTGCTATTCTCTTGCCCTGTACTTGAAGCCAAAAAATTCCTCTTTAGAACCAAATTGCTAGAGTGGTTCGTGATTGAACGAATCATAAGCAAAGATGACGACAAAGATAAAACAGGACGCTGTCACCTCTGTCTTTTtaataacaacaaaattaaTCTATGATCAACCAACCAAGTCTAGACTTTATAATAATGCAATACTTTCTCTGAAACTATTGCATTTGCTTCTTCCATACTCTCTCTGTCTTTTCACAAAATGATCATTCTTGAGGAGGGAAATATACAAATTAAGTTCTTGGCCTTCCATGTTTTTCTCCTTCTGTCCTtcaaagccaaagccaaatGCAAAACTGGCTGCAACTTTGCCTTAGCCTCATACCATGTGTGGGAAGGTGCAAATCTCACGTATATCAGCAACATCTTTGGCCAGCAAGTTCCTGAAATTCTCCAATACAACCGTCAAGTATTGCGAGATTATAACGGTACCCGAATCAAAGTACCTTTTTCTTGTGACTGCTTAAATGGTGATTTTTTGGGCCATACCTTCACTTACATAACCCAGCATGGTGACACCTATAATACCATTGCTGAGAATGCTTTTGCCAATCTCACCACAGTGGAATGGCTGAGTAGGGTGAACGTTTATGCACCAACTCAGATACCAGATAAAGTTCCAATCAATGTAACAGTCAACTGCTCCTGCGGCAATCGACATGTCTCCAAGGATTATGGGCTTTTTGAGACATACCCTCTCCGTCCCGGCGAGGACTTGTCCTTCGTGGCGGTGGAGACTGGTGTCCCTGCAGGGCTGCTGGTGACGTACAACCGAGGGTCTGATTTTAGTTCAGGGAATGGCTTAGTCTTTGTGCCGGCAAGAGGTTAgcatgcattattattatttaatgcaACCATTGAAAATTAGATAAAACAATGATCACTAGCTAGTTTGTTGTAGTGCTTCTTTTGCAGGAGATTAAAACTCAGAGAAgtagatttatatatatttttcttaattattttctgtCAAACCTATGATGAGAATTATGAAGTGACTGACTggcaaaatgatatacaagtATTGTATTTGGTTTTATTCTTTGTCTTTTGCTGGGTATTTAGTCTCATTCATAGAGAACTTATGGAGATTTATAAGCTTGGCATATTCAACACGGTGCCTATGGTCTCTATAGTCTTCAACAGGTTTTCTATATTTTACATTAGCCTGAAAAGGaaatagaaatataaaattacctGCTGTGCTTGGCATTTTCCATTTGTGAGCGGCTAATCAGACAGAGCTCAAACAATAATTCGAGAATAATTCAGGGTTCATATGATAATTGCTggaaataaaatgacaaataacACCGTTGCATTTGTGGATGTTTGTCCcattctttaaaaataaaaaaaataaaaaacactaCAAGGACCGTTGACGCGAATATTATTATGTGCATTTACTGTGAATGAAATATAGCAAAGGTGCTAATCAATCATATGGGGGCTTGATTAACTTTCTGGTGGTGGATTATTATAGTAATCACATGAGACCAAAGAACCACAGCTACACATTATTTTATGTTCTTGGCTAGAATACTTAATATCCACTCATACTTTAACGCTGAGGCCCAATACTGTGAGAAACCAGCCCAGCCTTGCCTTCAAACCCAAGGCAAAGGCTGCTACTTCTGTTAGTTTCTCTCCCTTACCAGGAGT of Prunus dulcis chromosome 4, ALMONDv2, whole genome shotgun sequence contains these proteins:
- the LOC117626458 gene encoding malonyl-CoA decarboxylase, mitochondrial, which produces MNKKGLAILMRTRMRPNDARDLARSPLANLVNQTLPNSDGSQSSGRLLQGAPQQRNERLNASSNNERDFEVVLESMHSAISLSKTEILDSVLNDFSEGYFRLSYENRRKLLELLAKEYDLNRTQVRDLIKQYLGLELPGGSDNAPSTGIEEEACLSAFYRIERNLRHALKPAYEVLFERLNTHPGGLKFLSILRADILSILAEENIVSLRALDSYLKEKLSTWLSPATLELHQITWDDPASLLEKIVAYEAVHPISNLIDLKRRLGLGRRCFGYLHPAIPGEPLIFIEVALMKNVAQTVQEVLWDDPPSPECEATSALFYSISSTQPGLQGINLGRFLIKRVITLVKREMTNISTFATLSPIPGYMQWLLSKLASQSKLSEGEDIQHSPADTSGSTFWENILEPEEERALIDASVEFTSGKNSMEVLFNLLTSPNHEWTSSDKLLSALKPPLMRLCARYLLQEKKRGKALDSVANFHLQNGAMVERINWMADRSEKGLNQSGGIMVNYVYRLGKIEDYARSYFSAGHIHTSSDLSRYVKPLEEPQVTTL
- the LOC117626459 gene encoding chaperonin-like RBCX protein 1, chloroplastic translates to MEASATMLPLSQVPRFFPHKPNRSKLACPPCGPSKPRRTSLPSRLQCQKMYVPGFGEASPEAKAANNLHSFFTYIAVGIVTAQLESYNPEAYEEMMEFLSRNSLNDGDQFCANLMRESSRHNALALRILEVRSAYCKNDFEWDNLKRLAFKMVDESNTRLMRDYVLEISHVEGEGK